The genomic window ttatgtgcacttaaagatatctatgagttggattattatggaaaatttaagtaatactgtttagatgtgattggatgacAAACTCACcaagggtttgaaacaagatgcaaatggatttacacttgtaaatttttcaaggttgatacacactggtgtgttattgaaggatgacccattcattttttcatctcaagctcgtcaagtattttatgtacaagacgcaaaagataaagattggtttactgtcatcaaaacaaaacctagagacttatatgatatgggaaaccaagtggaggatgatgacgatgacacttatacacaatgtatgccctacaattttgtgccagctgatgatttaaatgctacgacgacgttggttagaacagaattcgaagaaaacactactgcttgattgttactggtaataattatttatgatgtatatattttgcattaattattgtgttattttactccatatattaactgattctaccttttatttatataaatgctaggtgacatcatgcgtcgcaggggacgatatgctggtgtgcagttccagttttcacagacagaggccggtacgtcttcttcagcacagcagcctgaggccagttcagctgcacagcattctgagccctgtccttcatcatcagcacagcacgatcctcctgttcatcagccagatgatgagatacacgtgcagggtatatattgtctttcatgtaatttttttttatttcattttatgtatatttatgatatagttacttttatgtattttttgcagacggatccgggagagtacgccccagacgcggacccacagtagtacgagatgtgtggcagatgcgtgagggcgagaggattgttgtggagtgcaatcagctaggtcagccaattaagaaagctgcctgcttattgacttcatttttggggactgttgctcggaggcctcagctatgtccgttgggctatgcaaaatggaatgacatgcttccaacgtacaaagttgagctcctccgagttatagaggtaatgaattgatgttcatactgtatattaattgttaatcatttatataatttatttcatttaacttttttttttatagagcaagtttgttctccct from Elaeis guineensis isolate ETL-2024a chromosome 4, EG11, whole genome shotgun sequence includes these protein-coding regions:
- the LOC140857001 gene encoding uncharacterized protein; its protein translation is MRRRGRYAGVQFQFSQTEAGTSSSAQQPEASSAAQHSEPCPSSSAQHDPPVHQPDDEIHVQDGSGRVRPRRGPTVVRDVWQMREGERIVVECNQLGQPIKKAACLLTSFLGTVARRPQLCPLGYAKWNDMLPTYKVELLRVIESKFVLPPSTHDFVMKSLNRKWKEYSTIEEGLYETGYDRGGGC